The Drosophila subobscura isolate 14011-0131.10 chromosome A, UCBerk_Dsub_1.0, whole genome shotgun sequence genome includes the window TAGTTAATATAATCGGAATAGCCCTCATGGGAGCTCATGGGAGTGTCATATATTGGATATTACATACAACAATTTAGCTATTTGCAGAATCTTAAATGTTAtacataatgtatgtatgtacataggtacatacaaatgtatgtacaacacGTGTATGGATAAGCTTCACCTTGAACTTCAACAAACTCCAAGGGCCAGACAGTGTCTATTATTAATCCACAGGCGGATCGGATCGAATCGGATCGTATGGGATGCGGGGgttatttgtttcttttttttttggggtgcaATTACCTTCCAAGCTTGTGGTGTCTGTGGTGGGGGCTGTGTTTGCTTAAACCAACTTCTGGCCAGGACACGTGTCAGGTGTCAGATATATAAAGGCTACGGGACCATCGAAGAAGGCATCAGTTAATGGCTTCGCACCACCCAGCGAAGTCCCAACCACATTTGCAGGCTCCGTCGTTCCAGTAACTGGTCTAgttcccagcagcagcgaccaaCATGAAGTTCTTCGTTGGAATACTAATTGGTAATTGGTGGCACCACCGAAAGGCCGTCCACCTAACCACCGtaatcatttgccatttcttaACTTGCAGCGAACTTACTGATTATAAAGTGCGCGAACGTCGCCTCGGCTCGTATTATCAGGAGaaccacgaccacgaccacTGAAGCCTGCACTGAAACACCGCCAGAGTGTGGTTGCACGGAGACGACATCCCCCTGTGATCCGACCACCACAGAATGTGTCACTACCGATGAACCTTGCTCCACGACCACCGAAACATGCACCACGACCACCGAAGCCTGCACCGAAACACCCCCAGAGTGTGGTTGCACGGATACGACACCCACCTGTGAGCCGACCACCACAGAATGTGTCACGACAACTAAACCTTCCACCACGACCACTATAGCCTGCACCACTACAGCCTGCACCACTACAGTCTGCACCACTACAGACTGCACCACTACGAAGCCACCGTGTGGTTGCACGGAGACGACATCTACCTGTGCGCCTACCACCACACGCTGCACCACCACTACAGAATGTGTAACGACCACAAAGCCTCCCACCACGACGACTAGACCCTGCACCACTACCACTACTAAAGCCTGCACCACTACAGCCTGCACCACTACGAAGCCACCGTGTGGTTCCACGGAGACGACATCTACCTGTGCGCCTACCACAACACGTTGCACCACTACCAAACCATGTGTCACGACCACAAAGCCTCCCACCACGACCACTAGACCCTGCACCACTACAACCACTAACGCCTGCACCACTACGAAGCCACCATGTGGTTCCACGGAGACGACATCTACCTGTGCGCCTACCACAACACGTTGCACCACTACCAAACCATGTGTCACGACCACAAAGCCTCCCACCACGACGACTAGACCCTGCACCACTACCACTACTAAAGCCTGCACCACTACAGCCTGCACCACTACGAAGCCACCGTGTGGTTCCACGGAGACGACATCTACCTGTGCGCCTACCACAACACGTTGCACCACTACCAAACCATGTGTCACGACCACAAAGCCTCCCACCACGACCACTAAAGCCTGCACCACAACAGACTGCACCACTACAGCCTGCACCACTACGAAGCCACCGTGTGGTTGCACGGAGACGACATCTACCTGTGCGCCTACCACCACACGCTGCACCACCACTACAGAATGTGTAACGACCACAAAGCCTCCCACCACGACCACTAGACCCTGCACCACTTTAAGCACTACAGCCTGCACCACTACGAAGCCACCATGTGGTTCCACGGAGACGACATCTACCTGTGCGCCTACCACAACACGTTGCACCACTACCAAACCATGTGTCACGACCACAAAGCCTCCCACCACGACCACTAAAGCCTGCACCACAACAGACTGCACCACTACAGCCTGCACCACTACGAAGCCACCGTGTGGTTGCACGGAGACGACATCTACCTGTGCGCCTACCACCACACGCTGCACCACCACTACAGAATGTGTAACGACCACAAAGCCTCCCACCACGACCACTAGACCCTGCACCACTACAAGCACTAAAGCCTGCACCACTACGAAGCCACCATGTGGTTCCACGGAGACGACATCTACCTGTGCGCCTACCACAACACGTTGCACCACTACCAAACCATGTGTCACGACCACAAAGCCTCCCACCACGACCACTAAAGCCTGCACCACTACGAAGCCACCGTGTGGTTGCACGGAGACGACATCTACCTGTGCGCCTACCACCACACGCTGCACCACCACTACAGAATGTGTAACGACCACAAAGCCTCCCACCACGACCACTAGACCCTGCACCACTACAAGCACTAAAGCCTGCACCACTACGAAGCCACCATGTGGTTCCACGGAGACGACATCTACCTGTGCGCCTACCACAACACGTTGCACCACTACCAAACCATGTGTCACGACCACAAAGCCTCCCACCACGACCACTAAAGCCTGCACCACTACGAAGCCACCGTGTGGTTGCACGGAGACGACATCTACCTGTGCGCCTACCACCACACGCTGCACCACCACTACAGAATGTGTAACGACCACAAAGCCTCCCACAACGACCACTAGACCCTGCACCACTTTAAGCACTACAGCCTGCACCACTACGAAGCCACCGTGTGGTTGCACGGAGACGACATCTACCTGTGCGCCGACTACTACAGCCTGTGTCACGACCACTGATGAACCTTGCAAAACGCCCACTACAGAATGCACCACAactaaaaaatgcaaaactacCACGAAAAGAATCAAAACCACCAAAAGAGtcaaaaccacaaaaagatCCAAAACCACcaccaaaaaatgcaaaaccaCCACAAAAAAGACGACCACAAAGAGACCGAAAAAGACCACCACCAAAAAATGCGAGCCCACCCCAAAGCCCTGTTGGTTGCCCATCAAATGGCCCTGCCTCCCAACACCAAAGCCCTGCCCCACCACCCGCAAACCAAAGTGTGGATGCAACTAGTGGGGGACCGGAATCCCTGTGGCGCAAAGATATCGACAAGATGAAGCTGACTGAATGTCAGTAAGAGCGGTTAACACGGAtagttattgtttttgttttgcttatattttgttaattgttacaattattttaaagcttaaatatattttatgtatgcatatctACCGGTAACAACCAAAGATAATACTAATTTCGATTACTCGGTTACAATAGAAGAGGTTGGAAAATTAATACCAATCATTTTACCATGacaaacgaggaggaacgtgtgagacgcttcgtacgcgtcacaacttgtattcatacttacatatgtatgcatgtatgcatttatgtacatatgtatgtatgtaagtatgcacATATTGCaccaaaatcaacagcaaataTTCGATTACGCTAGCTGGGAAGTTGTATGTGAGGAACGTGGACGTGGACTAGGACAAGAAAGTCCTAAAACTTGTTTACTCTCTGGCCGCGTGTCTGAAGCACCTCGATGACTGTGAGAGGCAGGCGAAAACATGTAATAAGTAAAGCAAAAatccaaaagcaacaaacattCAAGCAGAAGACGAAGAGCACAAGTCGTGGCAGGAGGTGGGATGGAAGGGTAGGAGGGGGTCAGGTGCGTTGTAAGAGGGAGAATCTCACAAAAGGAGAAGGGCAAAAAAGTTCAAAGTGCATGACGGCATGCAAAGCGGAAATCAAGCAAAAATCatgccaacaacaatcacaGACATGCAGTAAATGctgtaaagagagagagagagaggactcCCAACTGTAATTGTAGTTCGATATTAACACACAAACATCAAACCCCAAACAAGAATCAACACAAACAAGAAGGAAAGTGGCGTGGGCGACAAAGtaaaacagagacaaagagcgagaaagagagagcggcttTGGTAGCTAGCTGAAAACCGGgtgagagaaaaacaaaaacaaacaaggcTTCCCCACTCTCTGTTTGTGTCCCGTTGCTGGAACTTAAAACCGAAACAGGCTGcgttgagagagagacagagggagagagagagagaggatgacGAATGAGCATGTgaaacagcaggcagcaaaagtaAAATGCGTCGCAAAAATACAGCGCAGGTGCGAGAATGGATATGACAGCGAGGAGAGGCAGGAAGCAAAAGGAGAGCCAgcgagaagagagaaagagagagcgaggaagtAACTGTAGCAAAAATGGTTAATcagagaagcaaaagaaagctGAACAAATTTCGATTAGGACTTAGAGCCAAAGTAGAATATCTTACGATCCAGTACGAACGCCATTGGCAAaccaaagagcgagagagcaaaaatGCGAGAAGAGAGTTCTCCATGAGAGCTTCATGAGAGCAGAGCTTATCGGCGGAAGGAGCAGGACAGGGGGCAAGGTACTAGcaagagagggatagagaaaGAATTTCAGGAAAGGAGAGAGCTTATTTTTGGAACGCAGCGTGTTGAAATGGAAAGAAACCGGCGGCAGCTCAGCACCGGTGTGTCCACCCGACtgtgcaacaatttgttgccgcAACATGTTGAACATCACCCAAAAGAGCGGCTGAGAGAGAGTACCCAAAACAAGAGAGCGAGTGCGTCTGCTGTATCCTGGCTCCAAAGGGTTGCATTATGAAGGGTGGTGAAGGGGCAGGGAAGCCATTGCAGCCCCCACTCTGGAACCATATGACATTGCAATTAGAAATTGCATTATGAAAGCTATTTATTAGcatttgccagcaatttgAGGGCTAATTGGAATAATTAAGGCTACAGCTGAATGTTCTGCACCCCCCTccagtgctgctgccataaTTTGTAAACCTATTTTTGGATGACATTCGACGGTACAAACATTTGTATGTCCctctttcccttttgtttCTAGCTTCATGCTCAAATTCGGATTGGCTTTCGGCCAGACGGTGTTTATTTTTCCCAAGCCATcagacataaatatttatgaatatacatatgcacatacatacagttgtgttcaatgaaatagtagtgccgtgccacacaattttcacaactatttttgagacccttccagtctttcgaattgaagaagtgatacctttttgaaagcctgaaatgttcacattagaacccagaaagaatcctggaacatttgcattccatcttcttgttttacatgactttagaaaaatacccatgaaaactgctgttcaataaaatagtagtgctgggtgcaagtattaaaaaaaaattaaaaaacaaatttaatcaattcaaaaaagttaccatcagtaagcttagtttatatattgaatattttgatgaaagaaatgtttgaatatagcggtacttttgtttttggagcgtagaagtaatcaatgaacggtccaatatgggagactttagaattcgactaaaaactaaaatcaggaggtataatgaaattcaaaactaatttgaatgtgcttttactgttatattaaatagtttaaactaaaagaagcaccctgaaaaatgatttttttgcgaaaaaattgtcttttagtagaatatcgaagatggttgaaggcaagaccaaggtcttcaatatcctcaaaagttatgaaaacaattttatatcgctctgaaagtgttttgatagttaatacacgactgattacacattatttagttgcaagaggtccccggaagctacgcgtttgagaataaaagcacatgggtacacgactcatgttttgaaaaatgaggacatgaggcatgtggactgggccgtgtcacagtccgaaaaatacttttgacagatgagtgtaaagttgttttatatggtaaggaagactcaaaagaatatgttttgtgttcacagatatctgataactgcccaaattcttgaaaaaaacaacattgggcatgttgggttgacccttatgggctacagcccatataaactcttacttcctagccttatactgacgtatttcataaagtggtgtgtgccaacatactttttaatacaatacagtaatattactattgaaaaatgcctatcaaaaggatctgtcatcaagataatgatctgaaacacgcaagaaagctcgctaggaatggaattttatccgaagaggtcgacacttttccatgtcttgctcagtctctagaccaaaaatcccaacgaaatcttattgtaaaatgtgaaatgtgttattactattacaaatccgtcaaccagagcacagttttgccaaggtgtttaagaattatagtctcagatctTATTTAAGCTTGGGCAGTACCTTATTTACAAATGACAGGTGGGCGTAAGGccatagtgaaaacaaatttgattaaaaactacatattaaacctcaagaaacatatagaacatgaaacatatgcactaattccagtttcgttgtttttttaaattttctaaaataaacactactattttattgaacagcattttttataggtatttttcttaagtcatgtaaaacaagcagatggaatgcaaatgttccaggattctttctgggttctaatgtgtacttttcaggctttccaaaaaggtatcacttgttcaattcgaaagactggaagggtctcaaaaatagttgtgaaaattgtgtggcacggcactactatttcattgaacacaactgtatgttgaaaaagtaaaaaatttGTGAGTAAATGGAGATGTTCACTCAAGGGCGAATATTTGTTATCGAATTGAAGGACCCAGTTCTAAGATCGTTTACCATTACTTTCTAGAATATGCAATCTCTACCGATTCAATGGGTAATGAGAGCCGTCAACATTCCCCAGTGTTTATGTAGACATTTCTCAATCATCCGCTCCGTCTTACACGTTCACGTATCGATTTACACAAcggaaaaaagcaaaccaaaaacaaaacaaaaaacgaacttCAGTTAGCAACCGAAATCTGAAAGAAATGCGTGCCAAAAACAATGAACTACAATGAGCCACTGAGAGTAAATAGAgtccagcaaaaacaaaaagtgaacaGGCGGCAGCTGCATAACAGGGCGTATGAGTAATTCAGCCCCTTCATTCCCTTCAGACTTGTTTTTTCGCCGTCTCGATAAGCTCGAAAAAACCCGACAAATGCAGTGcaacgcaacaaaaaatcccacaaaaaatatataatagcACATGTGCAAGTGTTTCAAACTTCTGGCTTTCCATGGAATTTTGATTGgcgaaaaaaagcaaaacgaaagggAAAAGTGGAAGGGCAATGCTTATAAATAccctacaaaaaaaatgtagagCGAGAATTTCAGATCACCAACAAACACCACAAATTTCAAGGAGCCATACCGATTTATTTTCCCCTCGAGTTGCGAGTACTTATCTATAAGGATCGATTCTTCCGCAAAGTCGGACTAACAATATCAATTAACTAAATTTCCCAACCCAAAGCGAAAATTTATCAATTTTGTTccgtatttttttttcaattgttgaagcaaagtttttctttattattgtTCTCTACAATTAACCTTCCACAAAATCTCTGGTTAATATttagaaatatataaaatttttCAGAAATTCGActctaaacatttttttaaattatagtAACAGGAATATggtaataattaataatatttttataaatttaaccCTTTCGTATTTAGATACTTATTGACTTACCCAGCCGCATTGAACCGGTGGGGTAAACACAAATTGGggaagcaaaacgaaaacaaaatgcaagtGAGAGCCGTCGAGTCGTCTTCAGTTTGAGTGTTTCTTGTTTACAGGTTTCCTGCTACCAGAGagctgaaaatgaaaatgaaataatggGGTTATTTGCAGAGAAAGATGAGTCCCACTCCCACCcactgaaatatttatgaaatgggaacaaacagaaagcaaGAGTAACCAAACACTTTGACAACCCTGGAGGCTACTGCTCTCTAGTGGAgcgaagtggagtggagtgtcgAGCCTTTAACCCTTTTGGCACCGGCTGTTAAGTGCACCACTGGACGGAAGTACGCcacttcccctctctcttctcACTATCTCTCCTTCAGCACCTCTCGTACCTTCAACCACAAACGGAAaacgaaaaattgaaattgctgaAGCCAAAAAGTATTCTCCAAATGGGGACAGAAACCCTGCAAATCCTGGACAAGCCagtaaattaaaacaaaaccaaaatgtaaaccctttttttgtgattttttgtgtCCGTCAAACGATATGCACAGCAGCAAGTGCTTCTTCGTGAGTTTTAagcagaaatatatttaaatttggcGTACAACTTGTAGACACTTGGGGAGGGGAGTGAAGATCTGTCCAGCCTCGTAACCGTGCCAAGCAATCAAGGAGTGAAAAGGGAAAATCAGAGGGATTGGATGACTTAATCATAAAGCACTTCATATCAGAAAGATATCAGATATAACCATGAGCACAAgtggatacatacatatatcccacACAAGCATCTGACAAATATCgatacaaacaacaaacaaagtcTTAAGGTTTTCGGTATGATAAGAATGCAGTGTACACATCTACATCCACAATCTTCAAGTATAAGTTGAAGGTCTCTGCTTTTGGCTACAATTTGTGCTTGTAATTTCTTCCTCAATTCTCGTTGAATCTCGAATGGTTTTGAATGGGATGAGTGACCTGGGGCTGTATCATAATCTGGCCTATTGGAATGCCTCCttcaatgcaatttcaattgaatgcaATGCATTCAACTCGCTTGAAGTGAATTTTGCATGAACTTGACAGGTCAACTCATTAGCCAATGTCCCCCACACACCCTCTCACCTCGAATTCGTTTTCCACCaaccatatatgtacatatgtacacacatagcTTGATGGACAgactgacggactgactgGCCGACTGATTGCCACCGCCCAGCCACTAAGCCCTGACTCTGAATCTGAGTCTCTTGCTTTTGATTATATGGGCTCGCCCCATCATCAATgtctgattgttgttgctgctgctgccgcctcaaCGCGACGTCTATACTGCGCCTATGCGGGGCACCGCGATATGGCCGCACAGTGGCGCAAAAATGAGTAGCGTCAATTATGGAAATCATTCGGCATTCAAGTGCATTTGGAGGgacaatttttgtgtttgccaagTTTAAGGTAATTttcataaaattcaatttaggGGGTGGACATTGCtggaatatttttatgatgGCTCAGACAGCTGCTTTAATCCACTGTGTGTGGGTATCATGCGTAAGAGGCCTTGccttttgtcttgtttttcttttacatttttacggAGCCTGTTGATGTGCCTTGAATTCTCTTCGTTGGATTGCATTCATTCTTTATCAGTTACCTTGGAAAATTTTACCATtttgaagcagcaacaatccaCTGTAAaatttttaacatttaacacacaaaaatgagaCTTTGGAGACATTTATACAAGACTAGCTTTGATCAGAACATACTTTTTTGTATGAGCATCAATGAGGGAGCAATGCTGGTTATGCAGCATTATCACTGATTGCGGCCCACTGTGCCGCCTCGGCATGCAATCGGCCTTTCCGCCATTTGCATTGTGTTTTGTCGTTGCGGCTGCAttttccatatacatatgtacatatgtgtggatgtatgtacattgctCACACATATGCAGAATAcagaggcaaacacacacagaatgcaATCAGCCCATGCCTATGCGTGCGTGTTTGGGGCATGTTTGTTGCATATAGAGAGAAACCAGCCAGCAATAACAAACACGTAGACTCAACTTGTATGCCAGTTTTCATGCataattttcgtttcgtttcgggtTTTGCAGTTTTCTCGCTCACGCTCCCCTTACAACGCAAGCAACCCATCGTCACCCTGCACTCGAGCGACCCCCCCGCCCTCTATTAGGCGAGCACCCTCTTTTCAGACCCCCCAAGCACCCCACCGAAAAAGTCTGGGGCCCGACTTTTAACATTGAAAACGAACGTTGACATAAATGCAATCAGCACGCGCTCAAAGCAATCTGACAGACAGTcaaaagagagatagaaagagagcgaatATGAGCGATAAAGCGGGAAGGAGGAatagagaaaaagagaaacataTGCATGAGAGAGAACTGCAATTGCAACGCTGATGTTTCGACGTCTGCCTGATGACGTGTGTGCTGCGGATTCGGCAAGACAACAAATAGTGTAATATGATTTGCATAATCATCGATAAATAAATCGATTTCAGCAATAATTTAGCAATGTTAAATTGGTTGCAAAATAGAATTTCGAAATGTTTTAAAGGtctaatattatttatttgcttctcTTCATTTCCCacttattgctgctgctttctgtttATTGCTTATTATCGATAGCTGGAACTGGCTATCGATTACACATGACATTCCGCAGCGTAATGCCGGTGGGCAGGAATGTTGTGAGTGGGAAGCTTAATTGCATTCAAGGATTCAAGAAACGAAGATTTGAATACccttaaataaaaatgtaatacaTTTTTCTGGCATAGAATGATCTTTTGTccatatgtatttttctatttatttatttattaattatagaTCGAATTTTCTGTTGATCTCTTCGTCATCATACCCTTAGCAATGGTTGTAGAAGGTAGAGTTTacgtctgctgctcctgcccctccaCTCTCTTTCGGGGTGGGCATCCTGCTGACGCTGGTTTTCGCTCCCTCCTGCTGGCTGACGTGGCCacaccactctctctctctctctctcttttatccAAACCTCTGCTGATGCTCCCCCCTCTGTGCCTCTGATGGTTCTACGTCTCTGTTCCACTCGTTCAGCTTCTCCtactctcactctttctctgcttcttgcactctctccctttggctgcgactgcgactgcttctgctgctgctgctgctgctgtgtgccgctagcatgcataaatcaatcaaGTTGAGTGTTTGctcataaaatgcaaaaaaaaataagaaaattgaAACCAACACGGCAGCACGCtacgcttctctctctcccgctcatTCTCATTGCACTCTAACCCGAATGACAAAGGCGCTCAAGTGTcaaatgcagcagcggcgtcggCCGGCGGCACCCACTGAGCCCAACGCTGACACCGCCATCGACGCTGATGTTGACGTCGCTTGCTGACGCAGGATTTTGATGATGCTGTTTACAGTAACAACAAACATGAGGGGCTGTGTGGGGTGCAAGACACTTTGAAGACGCCTCTCCCTCTACAGCAGGTGACT containing:
- the LOC117896499 gene encoding mucin-2-like, which translates into the protein MKFFVGILIANLLIIKCANVASARIIRRTTTTTTEACTETPPECGCTDTTPTCEPTTTECVTTTKPPTTTTRPCTTTTTNACTTTKPPCGSTETTSTCAPTTTRCTTTKPCVTTTKPPTTTTRPCTTTTTKACTTTACTTTKPPCGSTETTSTCAPTTTRCTTTKPCVTTTKPPTTTTKACTTTDCTTTACTTTKPPCGCTETTSTCAPTTTRCTTTTECVTTTKPPTTTTRPCTTLSTTACTTTKPPCGSTETTSTCAPTTTRCTTTKPCVTTTKPPTTTTKACTTTDCTTTACTTTKPPCGCTETTSTCAPTTTRCTTTTECVTTTKPPTTTTRPCTTTSTKACTTTKPPCGSTETTSTCAPTTTRCTTTKPCVTTTKPPTTTTKACTTTKPPCGCTETTSTCAPTTTRCTTTTECVTTTKPPTTTTRPCTTTSTKACTTTKPPCGSTETTSTCAPTTTRCTTTKPCVTTTKPPTTTTKACTTTKPPCGCTETTSTCAPTTTRCTTTTECHYSLHHYEATVWLHGDDIYLCADYYSLCHDH